In Parus major isolate Abel chromosome 19, Parus_major1.1, whole genome shotgun sequence, a genomic segment contains:
- the LHX1 gene encoding LIM/homeobox protein Lhx1: MVHCAGCKRPILDRFLLNVLDRAWHVKCVQCCECKCNLTEKCFSREGKLYCKNDFFRCFGTKCAGCAQGISPSDLVRRARSKVFHLNCFTCMMCNKQLSTGEELYIIDENKFVCKEDYLNNSNTAKENSLHSATTGSDPSLSPDSQDPSQDDAKDSESANVSDKETGSNENDDQNLGAKRRGPRTTIKAKQLETLKAAFAATPKPTRHIREQLAQETGLNMRVIQVWFQNRRSKERRMKQLSALGARRHAFFRSPRRMRPLVDRLEPGELIPNGPFSFYGDYQSEYYGPGSNYDFFPQGPPSSQAQTPVDLPFVPSSGPSGTPLGAMDHPLPGHHPSSEAQRFTDIMSHPPGDSPSPEPNLPGSLHSMSAEVFGPSPPFSSISVNGGANYGNHLSHPPEMNEAAVW, encoded by the exons ATGGTTCACTGTGCAGGCTGCAAAAGGCCGATCTTGGACCGGTTTTTGTTGAATGTACTGGACAGGGCTTGGCATGTGAAGTGTGTTCAGTGCTGTGAATGTAAATGCAATTTGACAGAGAAATGCTTTTCGCGAGAAGGCAAGCTTTACTGCAAAAACGACTTCTTTCG GTGTTTCGGGACCAAGTGCGcgggctgtgcccagggcatCTCCCCCAGCGACCTGGTCCGCAGGGCGCGGAGCAAAGTGTTCCACTTGAACTGTTTTACGTGTATGATGTGTAACAAGCAACTCTCCACCGGCGAGGAGCTCTACATCATAGATGAGAACAAGTTTGTCTGCAAAGAAGATTACCTAAATAACAGCAATACTGCCAAAGAAAACAGCCTGCATTCAG CCACCACCGGCAGTGACCCCAGCCTGTCCCCCGACTCTCAAGACCCCTCCCAGGACGACGCCAAGGATTCGGAAAGCGCCAACGTGTCCGACAAGGAGACGGGGAGCAACGAAAACGACGACCAGAACCTGGGGGCCAAGCGGCGGGGACCCCGCACCACCATCAAAGCCAAACAGCTAGAGACTCTGAAAGCCGCCTTCGCGgccaccccaaaacccacccgGCACatcagggagcagctggcacaggagaCCGGCCTCAACATGCGGGTCATCCAG GTCTGGTTCCAGAACCGGCGCTCCAAGGAGCGGCGGATGAAGCAGCTGAGCGCTCTGGGCGCCCGGCGACACGCGTTCTTCCGCAGCCCGCGCAGGATGCGGCCGCTCGTGGACCGGCTGGAGCCCGGCGAGCTCATCCCCAACGGGCCCTTCTCCTTCTACGGAG ATTATCAGAGCGAGTATTACGGCCCTGGAAGCAATTACGATTTCTTCCCGCAAGGACCGCCTTCGTCTCAAGCGCAGACCCCCGTGGATCTCCCGTTCGTGCCCTCCTCGGGGCCGTCAGGGACCCCGCTGGGGGCCATGGACCACCCCCTGCCCGGACACCACCCCTCGAGTGAGGCTCAGCGCTTCACTGACATCATGTCGCACCCCCCGGGAGACTCGCCCAGCCCCGAACCCAACCTGCCCGGGTCCTTGCACTCCATGTCCGCAGAAGTTTTTGGTCCCAGCCCCCCATTTTCGTCGATATCCGTCAACGGTGGTGCTAACTACGGCAATCACTTGTCCCACCCTCCAGAGATGAACGAAGCAGCTGTGTGGTAG